In Fusarium fujikuroi IMI 58289 draft genome, chromosome FFUJ_chr02, the genomic stretch agaggctaaagtaaataagatatataaataggtatatagagtataataatcttattttccttataatatcttttaaaattagctaAGTAAtggcttttataactattaagaattagaaaataataataattaattaatcagTTAGTTATagactaattaaagtactttagctacttaagacctagcttattatttatttacctattttagcttattataataacttaatttaatagaaagttatatttttaatattaattagtaaagtaatattagcctgcattaataataaacggtataattactttaccttctatattaattacctaaattacagtaatctatttttagtttttaggctatattaattttagccttttttacatttctaaacctataatagccattctagctataataaggcctattataaagccagtcttattaaagttctatatattatttaattaaatattatattttataattctattctatataagcctaaactagctataaataatagttaaatctttatatttagctctttaatagttatatctttaaaataaatatatttttagctttagttattactttataaagttataagcctagcgcttattaatagataatatattgcAATTGACTAATAGgaaattagctatttcttttataaaatgcagttataagggaaatccttataaatctaagttaaaaataaattaaactattattttctcttttaaattaaataatctttataaatttaggatagaattgcattataattaaatactattttaataataatataaagtaaagcagctaactttatagatatctGCAGCCtattaaagacttaattttaggttattttaaagggccttaAGGGTAAGAaggattctagctttatttaaggattataatatattaaatggTTaagaactaattaattagatagttagatataaggttaagggatttttagaGTGCTTACTTATCtggagcgcttgcttattaaccacattataattaaattattaatattaattttttaataatttataaaaactataaggtataaaaaggttaataagaattatatatttaaagaggtatttttagcttatttttattacttaattttatattaaatataattaatactttaagggctattaccttaagattaaaatttatatacttttaaagtactttatttaccttatagATTTAAGATAGAGTGCTAGGAGACTGGTATTAAgaatataagatattataaggatgtgtataaataagtataatattaagtaaaaaaaatataataaaattccCTAAAGGGAggtaaataagtatattaactatatagctattaaactataaagctataaggaaatctatatactgtatctcttttaattatcttaagtattatagttattttatattttagatattgtctttagttatttaggctaatagtaaagatattaattttaataactatcttaatataagaatatCTAGTTTAATCTGTTCATTTAGCAGAATATAGcataagcttaatataatattaaatttagccTACTaaaaaacttctttatataaatataatgcCGCTAAAGTGtaatttagtaattataatacaGCCCTATTACCCACCTTAATGCAGTAAGTAACAGTAGATTTAGGACTTCAGAATATACTTACTAGGATTTGTCTAAGTATCTGGTGGGCCCTAATGAGTTTTGGGACCAGGCTATACTCCttattaatacctaactgctatattattaattatttgCCTTTGAGATAAGAGTTTTACCGCCAGGCAGcataataattaaagcccttttatagcaataataCATCTTGTTATCTCAGATAATAAATTCAATTTCAGAAATTGGCTTGTGTGATAACTACTTACAGTATACTAGATAGGCTAAAAAcctttgacttttcttttataaacAAGAACTCCTCGTGGACTAAAAGACAGGGGGCATTTATGCTTAAATGCCTTTCTCTGGCATACGCTCCAGACATATAATAGGCTAGATTATAAATCCTCTCCTTGAACCCCCCTTCCACGCTGCTTTAAACAGAAATATTATTGCCTGGAACTGTGTTATAATGTATTGATTGATTATCTCCTACCTAGCCATGTTGCAAAGAATCGACTATCAGAGACCATGCTGCGTCTCATGGCCCGTAGTGCGGAGCTTCCGCTTATCCATGTCCGTCCCACTTGCGATGGATGGTAGTCCAATGGCTGCTTGTGAACAATTTGCCCACATTTCTGCCAGTGGGTTAACCTCTGGCTGTGAAAAGAGGGCATTCCACTGTCTCATCCCTGTATCCGTAGAGCTTTGCATAATGGAACATGCGAGAAAAAGTTACTTCTTTGCTCCTGGCTGACTCTGCCCACTCTCAAGTTTCTGCCCTGCAGCAGCAAGTTGTTGTTCGGCAACCTCGTTCCTTacatcatcctccttggccaactTGACATTTcggaagaagaacatcatcaaaAGCAGCGGAATAGACAGGGATAGAGATCCAATAGCGAGGGTCTGTTGTGTCATGCGATAACTCAGATTAATCGCATCACGAGTCTCAGTGCCCAACTCATAGCTCTGTGCAACGACGATGGAGCGAAAGATTGCAGTGCTGTTGGCCTTGACTTGTTCAGGTAGATTTGCCGAGAGGCGGCGGGGAAGCAAAGTATTCCATAAGGCTCCCCCGATACTAGAGAGCATGTCAGCATATAGACTGGGAAGAAGGGATCTGTGTGGGACTTGCCTGTTACCAACATTGGCACCGAAGCCAGACGACGAAAGGAACATGGCAGTTGCAATACCAATCTCATGGTCTGGAACAGCGGCCTGCAACGAGACCTGGAGTGGAACCTGTGCGAAACCacggccaaggccaagcaggACCTGTCCCGTGGTCAATGACGCTTCGTTTGCGACTCGAACTCCGTCGATATTTGTAAAAAAGATCGGAAGTCCGTTCGCTAGAGCTACCATCAGGAatccgacgatgatgaacggTTTAGTGTGCTTGACAAATCGAATAGCCAAGCCAATGACAAGACCACCAAGGTTCAACGCGACACGTCGGGAATTGCTGGTAGATAGTCAACACTTGTGTGCCTTGTGGTAGCGATCTGGGAAGGACATACTCAATACGAACGGCATGGCCCGGGGAATAGCCACCAGCAACCTGCAAGAAGCTAGACGCGAATGTTCGGTATGTTGAATCCGACATTGCAATCAAGCATACCGAAGCGCAAGCAAGTATGACGTTGCGGTTCTTGATCATGCGGAAAGGCACAATTGGCTTCTTAGCATACCGGCCATCCCAGATCAAGAATGCAACAAATGTCAGgacaccaacaaccaacaagacGATAGACGATGGCTCGGTCCACTTCTCGGTGTTGCGTCTTCCGGTTATGGAAAGGGGAAGAAGCGTCATGGCTAGGCCCGCAAGTAACAAGAACGCTCCAACAATATCCAACTGGACATAGAGGACTTGTCGAGCTTGGACGATCCAAGAAGCACCTTTCGGTATCTCAGAGGCAGCTCTCAATGAAGTTCGTTCGCTGACTATGCCCCTCTTTCGTGCCCTCAGACTCATAAAAACCATAACGGCGATAGTTGGTATCGCGCAGAATGGCATGATGGCAGCCCACATGCCAAAGCCCCAGCGCCATGAGGACTTGAGCAGCATATGCTCGCCAAGATATGTGCCGGCGTACAACGTTGGTATGGCAGCCAGTGATTCCGGGAGTGTAAAGAGGAAGCCTCTGTTGATCAGGGATGTTACCTCGGCAATGAAGATCTGCTCAGTGATTGTCCACCAGGTATCGCCAAACGATTCAAAAATTCCACCAGCCTAATGGGGTCAGTCAATTCTGATAAAACAGCGAGACACCGATCTCGCTTACAAGATATGTCTCGACATTGCGGCACGCTGCATAAAGGACATTGGCCAGAGCCATGCTTATCGCGGCCCCAGCAAATCCCTGCGGTCGTCCAATATGCTGGTGCTCAGTTAGCCTCGGCTACTGAAACAAGCAGCACCAGGTATACTCACATCCGCTACCTTGGCGACGAGTGGATAAGTGACAATGCGAACAATGCCATGAACGATATTTGCCGTAGCAATAAGCGAGTGACCTTGGAAATGGCTCGTCGCGTATGGATCATAAACACCAGCCGAAGAAGCGGCAAATACCATGCTGAAGTTCATGACGAAAAGCCTGGGGTATCGAGTCAGCAATGCAGCCCGCGGGCCCCGAGTTGGAAATTCACTCACCCGACGAACGCCAAGGTAAGCGGAAATTTAGTCCATAGCTTGCGCAGAGCTTCTGTCGGAGCTGAGACGGCATCTTGGTTGCTCTCCGAATCGATTGCAGCATTGCTATTGCTTTGGTCCAAAGGACCCTGGCCAGCAGGCGTGATCTCGCTCTTTTCTGCAGCCATTTTTGAAATTTGGCATTGAAAAATCTCCATCTCGTCGCAGGGGACGGCGTCTTCTTAAATCTGCATGAGTACGAGGATTCCCCCATGCCAAGACGTGTCATCAGACCACCCGAGTTCATACTAAACACGCAAATAGTCTAGATTGATAACCGGGACGTCTTGGCATTTTAAGCTTAACCTATCACAGTGTAGCAACGGTCGAGATTATCTTATCAgatttttagtttttaacATGGCTCTGAAAGGTTCTTGCTGCCGAGGTGGGCCTCTCCTTGGCTCTTTCGTATTGAGCTATTTTGCACGAGCAAATTCCTTGCATTATTTTACTGACATCCATTCATTGAGCCAAATCTTATGGGAAACCCTACACATAAAACACTGatcagatgatgaagaaccaTTCTGGGTGCCTCATTAATTGCATTCTTCTCGCAATCGAGAACATACGAGTTCGAAAGAATAAGAGAGACATCGGAGTCATCCCTGCTCTCGTGTCACTAGTAGTCAATTACTGTCTCTTTGTCGAGTTACCCTGTCACACGTGAATGAAGCTACATTCCTAGGCCGTGTTTTGGGGAATCTCTCATCCACACCACGATCCCTCCTGGTCCCTCAATCAACGCTATAATAAGTAACCGTAATGATAAGACAATCACTCCCCCCCTGACTACCGAGGCATAATATTGAATGCGGCAGTCCGAAGGTCAGAAGATAGCTCCAGTCCTTGTTAAAAACCTAAGTCTCGGCGACGCAGGGGGCTTCGGTCTCTTGACCCGTAAAGAAGCTTGAATGTTCCAGCAGCCAAGAATCTTTCACAAttcttcttccaccatcACCCGGATCTTtacttcatctcctcctgaGAATGCAAGCTGTATTGCTATCTTAGAGGGATAATGTGGAGCTGAAGACTCTACTCATCAAAAGCAACATGAAAAGCCTTCTCAATTCAGCCGAGGACTACTGCTAAAAGGCTGTTAAACCCAGACATCAGCACGGTTATGACAGCTCCTACGATGATACATGTCTCACAGGGCTCGGTAGACTCTGAAGTTGAGTGCTTGGAGAACAATACACATATGAATTGTCTTAAACATATCACTTTCGTGACTATGACCTCCACTAGAGCAGTCTCCACCACTCGCACCTGCACAGTAGTACCTTCCAGGACAGATGTCATTGGAAGAATGGTTATTAGGGTCAAGACTACTACGCTTCCCGATCTTATACCGACTCAGTCTGCTGAGTCGCCAGCACTCATTAGCCTTCTAGTGTAGGCATCGTTGTTGTCAATCAGCTATATCAGTTAGTGAACCGTCACCTCTTAACATGCCTTTACTGATGCTTTAACAACCATTCATTCTATCCTTATATACGGCCGGGTAAGTAATAAATGTTGTTGCTTATGAGCCACTGCCAACTACGCCCATCACGTCCTGTGTAGGTGTCATGGCTGCATCCACCACCGCCATGCCTCAGTCCCTTTCAGGCGATGCTGTGACCGTAGTGATCATCGGGCCACAGTCATATGTAAAAACACCTCGATACAGAAGTTTCACACCTTAAACTATGACAATCGAGAGTCCTGCTGGACCTCAGAACATTTTGAACGTGTTTCATGATCTTCCCCAGCTGTAGACAACTATTGTTAACTATGGTACTTTCACTACACCCAAAACAATGCTGACCTTTATCTCCTGCCGTTATCCACAATAGTCACAAACTCCCTTTAGGTATCACTACCCCTCCGGCAAAACCGTGTCGGATTGTCCTGCAGGTGATGTTATCACTGTGCTTTTTGTAATCTTCCGTAGTCCCATATAACTGTTACGACCAGTGTTGGCAGTGTCACTGCATCTTCAGCCAAAATATATAAACGCTCTGTTGGCTCTATTCGGGCATcgttcttgtttcttgtaGCCATCGCGAGGGGCTTAGAGTTTGGGGCTTAGCTACAGATCAGCCGCACTTCTGAACTTTAATAACATTTAACTGTAAAACTAACACTAGCCCGCTTTGGGAAATTGCAACCATGCTAACTGTAATAGGAAGTAACAAACTGTAAAAGAGGGAGGTAATGAACTGAAACTAAATATTTACTCTAGAACAGATAACAAGGGCACAGGTCATGAACAGCTGAACAACTCTGCTTTCTGGCTGGAATGAAAGCCAAGCTGTGGTAATTTACATCTGCCTTCCTCCCTGGATTACAATCACTTCCTGATACTGACTGATCAAAATAGCAGATATGGGCTCAGTTGTTTTAGATAATCCTCTGCCTTATGGCGGATTGCAGCCGTCGCTTTACACATAAGGATATTATACataagaaattattaatagaatctAGATTCAGGAGCAGCTTAGCCTTACAAGACTTGTCTTCAAGTCTTTCTATATGGCGATTCTTATTAcgttattaacttttaaatGCTTTGGGATATAACATGAAAAACCAACCAACAGAATGCCACTAGGCACGTTTAAGCCCCTTGCCAGATGggcttatattttagttaaaGAGGAGTCTCCCAAGCATGGACAGCAAGGCCTGGGACAATTATCCAAAGCCAAAAAGTGAAACCAACCAAAACATCTTAAGTGatatataaaggtaaatatgTTGATCAGATGAAGATTAGGTAAGCCATTTCCTTTCCTTAAGAAGGGTTTAATATTATCGAAGTTGTCAACACTGGTTGGAAGAATGGTATTTAGGATGTGTTGCCTCACTAACATAAGacctaatatagatataacttACCATCCTGATCGTTAGTCCTAATCTAGTATTAATTCCCCGCAACGTCCTATCATGTACTAAAACTGAAATATCCTATTACGTCTTCCTAGCAATATTCCCTTTGTCCGATATCGCCACTGTATGGGAAGTTGTATTGCCGTTCTGGACCGTTTCCACCAGTTCAGCAGATAAGACCAAGTGCTTGGTGTCGCTTAAACAAAATCTCGATAACAATCTGGGGTAGCGAGGCGGGGAAATTGTACTCTACCAACGGGAAGGCTGGTGAAGCTTCCCAATTCAGTTTGGCATTGGCAATGTTGAAAAGGGGGGCAGATAAAGGCGCAGGTCTTTCGCCTGATAGCGGCTTCGCCGGAACTCCACCCTGATAGTGAGATTTCACGGATTGCAGTGTGCCCTCAGATGCCAGGCCATGTCTGAATGCCGCGTTGTCAATTACCATATAAACCACCATCCCCTTGGATGGTTCAATTAACCCTCACCACTCATATTGACTGTCAACCGTTCACAATACCACTATGGATAAAAAGTCCTCCGAAGATCTTGATCGGGTCGCGCCCCTTGACCGTACCCCCTCAGTTAGCAAGGGGTCCATCATCGACGCGGACGACAGGCGTCTTCGCGCTCAGGGACACAAAGCCGAACTCGAGAGATCTTTCTCCTGGTTGGGTGCACTTTCTCTGGCTTACAGGTTCGTTTTTTATAGTACCATATGATCCCATCTTAACCCGCATTTCACGACAGTATCTCGAACTCGTGGCTCACATACGCTTCGTCCTTTGGCCTCGTGCTCATCTACGGAGGCGACGTCACTACTTTGTTTGCCCTCCTTATCGCCGCTGCCGCTCAGTGGatcgtcttcctcggctTGGCTGAACTATGCTCCGCGTTTCCGTCTTCTGGTGGCCAATACCACTTTACGTATATCATCGCGTCGCCTAAAACGCGTAACTTTGGCGCCTATGTCACAGGGTCGATCAATATCCTTGCGTGGTGGATCACCACATGCTCGGGTCTGATCTATACAGCCATTTCTGCCTTTGGGTGCGCTGCGGCATGGTTTCCTGATTTCGCACAACAGAGATATCAAGTCTATCTCTGTTACCTGGGTGTGACTGTGCTATCGCGTAAGCTCCAGGGACATATACTGAAAAGGCCTCTACTGACCTCTAATCTCTCAACAGTGATCCCGATTTATACGATCAAGCAGCGATATCTCGACTTCATGACCGAATCGACTACGGGCTTCTCCCTCATTGGAATGGTACTCACCATTGCAGTATGCTTAGGCATGGCTGATGGAGATTACGCCCCGGGTACAATTTTACTCGAGAACCGTGGCATCAGCGGCTGGAATACTGGTACAGGCTGGCTCCTCTCCATTGCTGCTGCCCTATACTGCTTCGCTGCAAATGGTGCTGTTACACATATCGCCGAGGAGTTGCCTAACCCAGGCCGCAAGCTTCCTCAGGTCCTGTAAGTTGATCGAGACTTCAAGTCGTAATTTGACGCTAATTGAAGTCCAGGAATATGAGTATGGTCATGGGTATTGTCATTGTTATCCCGTGGACCGTTGCCATGCTCTTTTCCATCAAGGACATGTCCGCCGTCCAGAGCTCCTTTCTCCCAAGCTTTGAAGTCTTTTACCAAGCCACTGGGAGCAAGGCTGCTGCCACTGGTCTGCAAGCTTACCTAACGTTCCTTTACTATAGTAAGCCCCCAATCTCGGTACCGTGTAATGCTTTCTGACCAGGTTCTTAGCGTGCATCCCAAGCCAGTGGGTGACCTGCAGCCGCATCACCTGGGCATTTGCTCGCGACGTAAGTAAGGACTTCCTTGCAACAAGTACTGACTGACATGGTTCTGCAGCAAGGACTTCCTTTCGCTGAATACTGGCAGCATATTGATCCTAAGCGAGGTATTCCCTGGAGAACGACTCTTCTTTCAGCTGCATTCTGTGCTCTCTACGGCTTGATCTACGTCGCCAGCACAACAGCGTTCAACTCAATCATCAACGCAACCTGCCTGATGCTGAATCTCTCATACGTTATCCCCCAGGGAGTCTTGCTTACACAAGGCCGCGATAAGCTGCAAAAGCGTGCTTTCAGTCTTGGTAAGTTTGGTTATGTAGTAAATCTGTACTCGGTCGTGTTTATGATTGTCATTGGTGTTGTGTTCTGCCTTCCGCAGACCAACCCAACAACTGCGGGCTCCATGAACTAGTAAGTAGTCCTTTTAGGAAGTATTATCTTTTCAAGCTCGCATCTAACTTTGAAATTAAGCAATGCACCCGTCGTTGTTGGTCTCTTCACGATCGTTTGCCTTCTGTGGATTGAGCGACGATCTAAGTTCAATGGCCCTCACATCGATTGGGACTTACTCAACGAAGCTCACGAAGAGGAATGATAAATAACTCAGATTTCGGGTTAACGATCAATTGTGGAAATATGCATGATAAACGGGAATTTGTCCTAACTGAGACTTTCTCTTTCGATGTCGTGTTTAAAGAGGTCATTGCCAAACACCCAACATGCATTTAATCTGCTCGGAAGATTCTACATTTCGAATTTGGCCTCACCATGAGAACTCACACATGCGAAGACTTCAAAGCTTTCTTTAAAAGACTGGATGAAACTTTCCTCTCCGCTATTCTTGATTAATATTCCATTTCATTCATCTTGATTGCAGCCTTGGCGGTGCTGGGACAAGTAGGTCACTAGCGGCTAAAGCTACTGAAAGGGGGCATTACTTACTACCTAATCAGGCAGTAAGAAGTACAACGTTTAACTCTAGTCTGTAGTAGTAAtacccttcttctcctcagccctTGTAACATACTCCCTCCATTTCGGGTTAAGCATGTAGATAGGAATTCCAAGGACGAAAATAGCCCCAAAGATGCCAGCCAGTACCCCAAAGGTCCATGTGTAACCGCCGTGTTCGACCATATCCGTTAGTCCGTATGCAACACCAAACGAAACAATGTTCTTAGTTCCAATGACCATAACAAGAGCTGGTCCTGGGTGTTTGGGACTAGCCTCAGCCGCGAAAGTGGTTGTTACAATGAGGACACTGGTAAAAGTTACCTGGAAGAGCGTCCAGCTAACCAGGATCCCCCAGTACGAGCCACCGCCTTCGAATGCCGCGGTTGCCATGAAACCATAAAGTAGGAGCATTGCGAATCCGAGGATAGCCACAGGCATCAAGACGATTAGTCGGTGCTCAGGCTTGTGGATACCGTGATTCCTTTTGGCCATCCATATAACGAAGGGCTCGCCCAGCAAGGTACAATATGCAGCGCCGAGTAAACCGCCGATAATGCCGCCCAGATTGATGAGCCCAATGTCTTTTGGATTCCAGCCATATTGCTGAAGAACGGCGTCGTATGTGAGTGAGACATCTACCACGCAGGCGAGAGTGATTGAGCTGGCAAGTACAGTGAAGAGAATAGCGGGAGAAGTCATGCTCTGCGCCATGCGGAGCAACGACAGCAACATGATCTGTCCCGGTGTCTTATGGGAACTGCCCCACGGCTTAAGCATCTGAGCATAACTCTTCAAAGGCACGTCAGCCTCGTCTCCCTGCTGGTCCTCGATGCCATGGCGCTCGAGATACTCCTGAGCCTCGCTGTCAGGGACGACATGCGTGACGCCAAAGTCGTCTGTCAACACAGCTCTTCCATCCAGACTGACAACTGGTCTCTGGAATCGAGTTTCAAAGCCGAAGAGACAGGCTAGAACCAGTCCGGCGCCTACAAGTATAGCGAACACCCAGTAGTACCATCTCCAGCCAAGAGCTGCAGCTTCATAACTGCTGGTCAAGCCCATCGTGCTGCTGAGGACATTCTGGACGGTCCAGTATAAGCCAAAGACACGCCCGCGCTCATGGAGGAAGGTAACTTCAGTAAGCATCAGCGGCAGCAGAGATTCGGAAGCGCCGGTTGCGAGGCCTTGCATAACACGGCTTGCTAGATGACCATTATAGCTGTTTTGGGCCGCTGAGCCTATCGTCGCGGCGAGAAGGACAACAgtcgagatcaagaagactggACGTCGGCCATACGCTAGTGCTACCGGGAGGATGATAAAATTGCCTATTGCATGTTAATACATGTCAGGTAATCACTTTCGTAAAGGTTGACGTTAGCTTACCGAGGCCAACACAAAGGGACGGCAGAGTAAGGAGAAATGCAATTTCAGATGGTCCATATCCCTGTGGACCGTAGAGTTGGAAGAAGATTCCCAGGATTGGTCCCAGGCCACCAATCAATGCCAGTCCCATGATAGCTATTGGAAACGTTAATCCAGGCCTTGAGATATCTAGGAATTCGTATCGCTCTACTTACAGAACCAGCAACAGGTCACAATAACACCCCATTTCTTCCAGGTCTTCCAGTTGAGCGGGTCATTGGGGTTGTTGGAAGGAACCGGAAGCCGCCTAACATTCCCATGGGCATCTACGAGAAGGGCATTCCCTTCTACGTGTCCTGACGATGCATTTGGACTTTTATCTGGTTCCTCGGTGTGCTCCGCGTATTCGTTTTTACCAGCCATAGTGTTCCCCGGCAGTTGGATTACATAAAGACTTGGGAGTATTGGGGAGCCGCGTCTGAAGTGAAATCTCTAGGTAGCTTGATTAGTTGACATCGGACTTGGAAgatttatagtatatatatgAGGCTGATGTAGGAGA encodes the following:
- a CDS encoding related to major facilitator MirA, coding for MAAEKSEITPAGQGPLDQSNSNAAIDSESNQDAVSAPTEALRKLWTKFPLTLAFVGLFVMNFSMVFAASSAGVYDPYATSHFQGHSLIATANIVHGIVRIVTYPLVAKVADHIGRPQGFAGAAISMALANVLYAACRNVETYLAGGIFESFGDTWWTITEQIFIAEVTSLINRGFLFTLPESLAAIPTLYAGTYLGEHMLLKSSWRWGFGMWAAIMPFCAIPTIAVMVFMSLRARKRGIVSERTSLRAASEIPKGASWIVQARQVLYVQLDIVGAFLLLAGLAMTLLPLSITGRRNTEKWTEPSSIVLLVVGVLTFVAFLIWDGRYAKKPIVPFRMIKNRNVILACASVCLIAMSDSTYRTFASSFLQVAGGYSPGHAVRIDNSRRVALNLGGLVIGLAIRFVKHTKPFIIVGFLMVALANGLPIFFTNIDGVRVANEASLTTGQVLLGLGRGFAQVPLQVSLQAAVPDHEIGIATAMFLSSSGFGANVGNRQVPHRSLLPSLYADMLSSIGGALWNTLLPRRLSANLPEQVKANSTAIFRSIVVAQSYELGTETRDAINLSYRMTQQTLAIGSLSLSIPLLLMMFFFRNVKLAKEDDVRNEVAEQQLAAAGQKLESGQSQPGAKK
- a CDS encoding related to HNM1-Choline permease, with amino-acid sequence MDKKSSEDLDRVAPLDRTPSVSKGSIIDADDRRLRAQGHKAELERSFSWLGALSLAYSISNSWLTYASSFGLVLIYGGDVTTLFALLIAAAAQWIVFLGLAELCSAFPSSGGQYHFTYIIASPKTRNFGAYVTGSINILAWWITTCSGLIYTAISAFGCAAAWFPDFAQQRYQVYLCYLGVTVLSLIPIYTIKQRYLDFMTESTTGFSLIGMVLTIAVCLGMADGDYAPGTILLENRGISGWNTGTGWLLSIAAALYCFAANGAVTHIAEELPNPGRKLPQVLNMSMVMGIVIVIPWTVAMLFSIKDMSAVQSSFLPSFEVFYQATGSKAAATGLQAYLTFLYYTCIPSQWVTCSRITWAFARDQGLPFAEYWQHIDPKRGIPWRTTLLSAAFCALYGLIYVASTTAFNSIINATCLMLNLSYVIPQGVLLTQGRDKLQKRAFSLGKFGYVVNLYSVVFMIVIGVVFCLPQTNPTTAGSMNYNAPVVVGLFTIVCLLWIERRSKFNGPHIDWDLLNEAHEEE
- a CDS encoding related to HOL1 protein (member of major facilitator superfamily) gives rise to the protein MAGKNEYAEHTEEPDKSPNASSGHVEGNALLVDAHGNVRRLPVPSNNPNDPLNWKTWKKWGVIVTCCWFSIMGLALIGGLGPILGIFFQLYGPQGYGPSEIAFLLTLPSLCVGLGNFIILPVALAYGRRPVFLISTVVLLAATIGSAAQNSYNGHLASRVMQGLATGASESLLPLMLTEVTFLHERGRVFGLYWTVQNVLSSTMGLTSSYEAAALGWRWYYWVFAILVGAGLVLACLFGFETRFQRPVVSLDGRAVLTDDFGVTHVVPDSEAQEYLERHGIEDQQGDEADVPLKSYAQMLKPWGSSHKTPGQIMLLSLLRMAQSMTSPAILFTVLASSITLACVVDVSLTYDAVLQQYGWNPKDIGLINLGGIIGGLLGAAYCTLLGEPFVIWMAKRNHGIHKPEHRLIVLMPVAILGFAMLLLYGFMATAAFEGGGSYWGILVSWTLFQVTFTSVLIVTTTFAAEASPKHPGPALVMVIGTKNIVSFGVAYGLTDMVEHGGYTWTFGVLAGIFGAIFVLGIPIYMLNPKWREYVTRAEEKKGITTTD